The DNA sequence TAACGGTACGTCATATCTTAGATTTTGATTATCATTCGGGAAGTTAGACTCTGATACCTGGGTCAATGTTGGCAGGGCATAACTGGAAAGCTTTCGCTGATGAGATATCCTTTCGGTAGGAGTCTCACATGTGGCAGAATTCGGTAAAGGAGAAACTGCAAATATGTTCAACCCTTTATTCGTACTAGTGCTATTTCTTAGGGAACTTGATCTCTTGACAGAAGCCTCGGAAGATGAGGTTGCATTCgaagataatgaagaagaacgtttgattttgaattctAATGGCTGATTTAGTGACGAAGTAGTTGATTTTCGTGgtgttgtttttgaattcCTAGTATCCCTTCTAATACTGGATGTTCTGGTAAGTTCTGGTGAATTAGCTGTCATAATGCTTGTCATGATCTGATAGTATTATGCTAATAGTTAAAAAAATGTAGGAATGGAAACGTAAAATTCACAATAGAAATGGCTAATAAGTATGGAAGTGAcaacaagaataaaaataaaaatatgaaaaacCCCAGATTGTTGTTTGATGTAAGTATGCTATAAAAATCTTTTCTCGTATTGAtaactattttttttttcctgtGCCTCCCCCTTTGGTTGCCTGGAACAAAAAGTTTTGGTGATACTGGTTGGTGATGAATATATAAAGAGAAACAATaatgtttgttttttttcaaaagtatTAGAAAGTTCAAAGATGGAAATAAAAAGGAAATGctaaaagaaaactaaTGCTCGAATGTAGGTTTATACATATTTAATTCTCTGTTATAtgtattctttttcttgaaaCTGCACACGATAAATCACACATACTGAGAGGGAGTTCATGACTTGTTATTAGGAATTCCACAACACGAAATTTTAATGTGTATTTTTATTCCATTTTCATTCCTTTGACAAGACGCGAAATGCACTCCTCAAAAAAAACGGAAGTTGTCCCCGAAGATAAAACTTGTACTCATCTGGAGACTTGTTATCTTTTCCTTATTCTAAAACTATATTCAAAGCTGGGGGGGGCCAATATTTCTGGATTTGAGGATTTCAAGTACGTTTTGGATTCTTGTGTAAAATTGGTTTTCCtggattgaaaaatatcacATGGCCCATTTTATTGTCACGTGATTAATGATAAACACTCCACTATCACGCGATATGCATTTGAAAAGGAAACAGAAAATGagaatgatgataataccTACAAAGATAACCATCCTTTTCAGCATCATCGCAACATGACCGACACTAATGCAGTAATCCAGTCAGTTAGAAAGTTCCTTGCAGATAATCCAGCTATTCCAAAATGGATTAAATGGGGAATTATATTCAAAGTATTGCGTATCAAGAATTCGTTTTATTGGACTAACTTTGTCACATTAAATAAGCCAATCAAGAACTTGTTAATTCAAAATAGCAATACGAAGGACCCGAATATTCATCGTCGCCTTAGCAAGTGTGCCAATGCCATTTCTTGCGTATTTCTATACTGTGCAACAGTTAATAGTAAGTTGATTCCCAAggattatttattgatttatttgctCATTAATTATGTGGGAAAGTTAAACCCTCCATCCAATACAAAAATATTGGTGTCACCGAAATATTCacaatatttgaaaaccAGCAATTACCAACCGTGGTTGAACCAATTGtatgaaaagaaacatttttttatattccCCGCCATAGTGGCACAAATATTAAGTAACTATTTGACTCCTACCAAATACAAGTTAAATCAACGATACTTATCCAGTCTgttaaagaaatatattttgaatcctatttggataaattataaactaggtataaattataatagGGTTAATTGGATAAGTCTATTCCGAActtattgttttcaaaatgtTGTGTTGATGTCTGCAATGGGgttatattttttcaagaGTAAATTGTTGGATAGGCTTTACGAGATCAAACATAATAAGgatgaaaagaaagactATAATACAATTATTCAAGACTATTTTGCATATGTTACCCataaatccaattcatttataaatttaatattcGGAGTTAATCTAATTTCCATTTTATTGATCTCGTTAACATCTCCAGTGTTTAGAGCTTTGACCCCCAAAACCACAACCAATATGAATTGGATCCAGCTGCTTTATGtgaatcatttgaaattgtttttcaaaagcTACACTAAAATAATAGGCTTCGCTGCTGGCTTGATTACTTTATGTTTGAATTCGATCAATCTTATTCCTAGTTGGGGTTATTCGGGACACGAATCTATTCGAGAAATTAAGCCTGcagttttcaattctatCAACTTGTACCTTTTTagattgattttattatccAAGTGGAGAATTATCAAGTTTAAGCACCCATTGTTCACTAAAGTTACTAGAGGTAATTGGAATAAATTGGAAACAGTGTTGATGAGTTTTGcaatttggaaaattatgaatttgaatgatTTCTTGAACTCTACAGCAAAAGCTAATATCGAATATGAGCGCAAAGAATTGTTAGCAAATCCAATGGTCAAGTTGGTAAATTACATAATGTAAAACAATGTTACgtattatttaaatatacAAGTAtatcatttttcattttttgataCAATCTTCGATTACTCTTGATATCCTCCTGCACCAGGAACGTTTTCTTTGCCTTTCAATTTGGTCAATAACTCTTTGAATCTAGTTTTATCTCTGCTTTCATCACCAGGTAATTCACCCACTTCAGTAACTAACTCATTTACTCTATCCCATAAAGTACCTCTTTTCAAGAAATCATCTCTTTTgctaataaatttttcttgttccTGTAAAATTTCCTTTTGATGGTTATCTCTTTTAGTATTGTAATTTTCataaaaatcatcaatagtTGATTTGgctttttcaataatttcttccttcttcttggaatttaatttctctctttcttcaatttctaaATCACGACGTTGTTTCCATTCCTTAATAGCTTGAGATTCTGATAAATTTAGTTCTTTGGCTGCACCATTAGAAGATGTGGATccttcaaattcatcatcatcgtcatcgtcATCTTTCAAACCCTCAGCTCCTGTGGTACCTGATGGTTCTGCTTTGGTATCGACTTCAGGGAATTGTTCTTtgaattcatttatttcatca is a window from the Candida dubliniensis CD36 chromosome 4, complete sequence genome containing:
- a CDS encoding clathrin light chain, putative (Similar to S. cerevisiae CLC1;~In S. cerevisiae: subunit of the major coat protein involved in intracellular protein transport and endocytosis; thought to regulate clathrin function, two Clathrin heavy chains (CHC1) form the clathrin triskelion structural component), translated to MADKFPEIDTPTAGGDDEYEGDFLSREKELVGDEFTTDQDKQVFEDDEDDEINEFKEQFPEVDTKAEPSGTTGAEGLKDDDDDDDEFEGSTSSNGAAKELNLSESQAIKEWKQRRDLEIEEREKLNSKKKEEIIEKAKSTIDDFYENYNTKRDNHQKEILQEQEKFISKRDDFLKRGTLWDRVNELVTEVGELPGDESRDKTRFKELLTKLKGKENVPGAGGYQE